The stretch of DNA TTGGAGTAAAAGTTGTACACCACCTTTAGATTGATTCATTTCTCATTCACCTTTCTTTACTTATGACTTCATACACCATATCGACACTTTTCGAGTGTGCAACTCAGGTATGTCTTGTAATTTCAACTCCAGTTTACCGTTATTGTGAATTTTATAACATAAGGATTTACCCTATTCTTGCGCGGAATATCCCCCTAACAGCCACGGACATCCAATCGTTTTCGCGACCTCATTTAACGGTACAATTTGTCAATTCGATATTAAATTAATAAAAGTGCGATAACAGGCATCATGCCTGTCACCACACTTAAAAATCTAGTAATTTTTTCTTCAGCGCATACTCTACTAATTCCGGCTTCGACTTCAAATTTAATTTATCCATAATCCGCGTTTTATGTGCTTCCACTGTTTTCACAGAAACAAAGAGCTTTTCAGCGATATCCTTGTTCCCATATCCTTTGGCGATCAATGGTAAAATCTCCAATTCCCGCTTCGATAATATTTTAAAAGGATCATTCGAATATTCTCCATCATTGGAAGCATTCACAAATTCCTTAACTAAAGACGTCGTCATCTTTGGATCGATATACGTTTCACCTCGATACACGGTACGAATGGCTAATAGCAACTGCTCATCTGGCGCATTTTTCAAAATATAACCACTTGCCCCACTTCTAAGCACATGGAATAAATACTCTTCATCATCATACATGGTTAATATAAGAATTTTCGTATTGGGAAAACTGTCTAAAATTTTACTTGTCGCAATCAATCCCGATTCACCAGGGGGCATGCTCAAATCCATGATTAATACATCAGGGGCATGCGCCATCACTTTTTGGTAAGCCTCAACCCCATCTGCTGCTGTTCCTACGACCTCCATATCCTCTTGAAAGTTTAATATCATAGAGAAACCTGTGCGTACAACCGCATGATCATCAGCAATAACGATTCTCATACTACATTCCCCTCACTTTTAGCTAATTGGTACTTCCAGCGATACAATGGTGCCCTTTCCTTTTTGCGTTTCAATATTGAGATGACCGTTGACCAGTTCAGCGCGCTCATACATCCCATAAAGCCCTAAACCTGATCCTTTCGGTGAATCACTCGGTTCAAATCCTCTCCCTTGATCTGAAACTTCCGCATAGAGGTACTGGTCATCTTTCCGAATAATCACATCGACATCATCGACACCCGCATACTTCATCGCGTTAAACACAGCTTCTTGTACGACGCGGTAAACGACCGTTTCTATTTCACTGTCAAATCGTTCAGCATCAATGTCAAAGTGATAGTTAATCGCCAAACCATAATTATTTTCAATTTGTTTAAAGTACGTTTTAAATGCAGCGTCTAACCCTAAATCATCTAAAGAAGAAGGACGAAGTTCAGAGGACAAATTGCGTAGATCATCAATTAACTTTGCCATTAATCCTTCAATATGTTTCGCACTTGACAATAAAACCTCCGTATCTTTTTGATACTTCAAAAGACGCATCTCCACATTGACGTTCATCAATTCTTGCACAACACCATCGTGCAGTTCTCTAGAAATTCGTTTCCGCTCATTTTCTTGTGCTGCAATCGTTTTTTGTATCATATTGCGTTGATACAGTTTTTCTTGTCTTTCTAATTGCGCCGTCACATTTTGTAAAGTAAACACTTTAATCTGACGCGTTTCATCAATGGTTTGATATGTGGCGGTAAAAGGTTCAACTTTATTATTTGTCGTTTTCATAAATACTTGGAATGTCGTATCTCCAATGTCTTGTGCATGAAGAAAACAATTTTGGCACGTTCGTAGCGCATGCTCATTCGTATAGCCTTCACACCGCCCACATATTGTCGTTGAAATCCCGCTCATATCGTTATCTGATGAGATCACACGTCTCGCGGCAGTATTCATATCGATGACTTTTCCCTGTGCATCAATAAATATAATCATTTCTGATGTTTGATGGTAATAAGATTGTAAAAAATCCACTAAATCTGTTGTCTCCTGTGGCATTATTGCATCACCTTATCTTCACTCGTTAAACTCCCTATCCCTTTAATCGACGAAATATTTTGGGCAATTTGTGGTAGCGGTTTGTGATGTCGCTGACCTAAAAGCAACACCCCTTTGACACGATGATGATGCCAAAGCGGGATTGCGATGAGTGCCGTTAACTGTTCACTCATCAAAATAGGGTAATTGAATAACGCATTTTGAAAATCATATTCCGTCGTGTTTTCAATCATCATCGGCTTACCTGTTTTCATCACATTGCCTGCAATGCCATGCCCATTCCGTAATACAATACGTCGATACCGTTCATTCAAATTACCTGACACGTAACGCCACTTGATTTTAGTTTCCGCATGATCCTCTGATGGCAAAGCAATACCTGCAAAATCAAACTGGTATTCGTGACGTATTTTCTCTATCTCGTCTTGATAATCATGTTGAGAAAAATCAATCGGGTTCACGGTCATCACTCTCCATTAAATTTTATGTTTGCGATAAATAATATAACTCCGACTCGCATAGGTCACTGGCACACTCCACACGTGTACAAGACGTGTAAACGGCCAACATGCCATAATCGTAAAACCTAAAAGAATATGCAGCTGAAACGTCAGTGGCACGTCTGCCATTAATTGTGCATCAGGTCTTAGCGCAAACAGTCCTCTAAACCAAATCGAGATGGTTTGACGGTAATCAAATTCTGGTGTCGTCACATTCGTAACTAATGTCGAATAACATCCTACAAAAACGATGAGCAGTAAGAGGAAGTTTACAAAAATATCTGAAGCTGAACTCAAGCGACGGACATTTTGTTTTGTAACACGTCGAGCCGTCAATAAGAACATCCCTATCAATGTGATTATACCAAATACGCTCCCGATATACACTGCACCGATGTGGTAAATATGATTATTGATCCCCATCGCCGCTAACCAATGTGCTGGAATCAACAATCCAACGACATGACCTAAAAACACTGGAATGATCCCTAGATGAAATAATAAACTTCCCCACTTTAATTGCTTCTTCTCAATAAATTCACTCGATTTTGCAGTCCACGAAAATTGGTCAAAACGATAACGTGCAATATGACCAATCAAAAATACTGCAAGACAGAGGTAAGGAAATATCACCCATAAAAATTGATTAAACATGATGTGTCACCTCTTTATCCTGTACAATACAACGCTTTAATGCCTCTCTTAATCCACGAATTAAATGGACGTATGGATTTTCTTGTTTTTCAAGCGTTTTCATCATTATATATGTCCCATCTTCAATAATCATGATAAGCAATTGCACACTTTCTTGTGCACGTTTGTCCCCTTCGAAATGTGCGACATATAAAAATTCAAGCATCAACGGCAAATAGTCGGACAGTTCGGAAGCAGGCATTTCTAACCCAAACATTTCATACAATACTTTGAGTTTGGCTAACATCTGCCCTCGTTCTTTTTGTGTATCAAATTGATTGAATGTCATATACAAAGTCGTCTTTTCATTAAAATCAAAGGTATCTGTATACAAAGCTTGAATTTCTGATAAGCTTTTTTCATACATCGCTTCTCGATAGGCTTTGACATGCGGATACGCGGGATGCGCACCGTCAAAAATCTCTTCGAAAATTTTAGGATGGAACGTCAATTTTTCTGGAAAACTTAACTGTTGGCTCATGTAACCGAATGTATCTTTATACGTCTTCAACACATTAAGATCAATCACGGAAAATCCCTCCATAGAACCGTTCGTTATAGATGTCTTGACCTGTTTTCCCTCCTGTACTTACCGGTGTACCACACCCCTCACAATTCGCACCGAAATGTTCACCACCAAATCCTTGGCTTCCTTGTGCGGTATAGGTATCCATATACTGTTCTTTATGGGAAGTCGGAATGACGAAGCGGTCTTCATATTTGGCAATTGCTAATAAGCGATACATCTCTTTCGCTTGTCTTTCAGTTAAACCGACACGTGCTAAACGAGACATATCAAAATCACGGCCCGTCGTTTGTGCACGCATATAACTTCTCATCATTGCCATCCGTTGTAACGCCCCTTTCACCGCAACTGTATCTCCTGCCGTGAATAGCTCAGCTAAATATTGAACAGGTAAACGCATCTCCTCAATTGCAGGGAAAATCGCATCTGGATTCTGACCTGCATTTTGACCTTCAAAATAGTTCATGATTGGACTGAGTGGTGGACAGTACCAAACCATTGGCATCGTACGATACTCCGGATGAAGTGGAAACGCTAATCGATATTCAATGGCAAGTTTGTATATCGGTGAATTTTGTGCGGCTTCAATCCATTCTTGTGAAATACCATCTTTCTCCGCTTGTTCAATCACCGCTTCATCATAAGGATTCAAGAACAAGTCCAGTTGCTTTTCATAAAGATCTTGCTCGTTTTCAGCAGATGCCGCCTCTTGCACACGATCCGCATCATATAAAAGTACACCTAAATAACGCATGCGACCCGTACATGTTTCAGAACAAACTGTTGGAATCCCCGCTTCTACACGTGGAAAACAGAACGTACATTTTTCTGCTTTATTCGTTTTCCAGTTGAAATAAACTTTTTTATAAGGGCACCCCGTCATACAATAACGCCATCCACGACACGCTTCCTGATCAACAAGGACAATGCCATCTTCATCACGTTTGTACATCGCACCCGAAGGACATGACGCCACACAGCTCGGATTGAGACAATGTTCGCATAAGCGTGGCAAGTACATCATAAACGTTTGATCGAAGTTAAATTTAATCTCTTCTTCAATTTTTTGAATGTTAGGATCTTGTGGCCCCGTTACATGTCCCCCTGCTAAGTCATCTTCCCAGTTTGGTCCCCACTCTAGAGGCATCCGTGCACCAGTCATCACTGAATGCGCGGTCGCTACTGGCGTATGTTGACTCGGTTTAGCCGTTGTTAAATGTTGGTAGTTATATGTCCAAGGCTCGTAATAATCTTTGATGACTGGCATATCTGGATTATAGAAAATTTTACCTAATGCAATTTTATTTAAACGCGTTCCTGATTTTAGCTCTAACTTTCCTTTTTTGTTAAGCGTCCATCCCCCTTTATAGCGCTCTTGATCTTCCCATTTTTTGGGATAACCGACACCCGGTTTCGTCTCAACATTATTGAACCACATATACTCTGCACCAGGTCGATTGGTCCAAGTGCTTTTACATGTCACACTACACGTATGACAGCCGATACATTTATCTAAGTTTAATACCATTGCAACTTGTGCTTTAATCTTCAAGCCAGTCCACCTCTTTCATCTTTCTTACTGCAACATAAACATCACGTTGGTTTCCAATCGGACCGTAGTAATTAAAGGAATAACTGATTTGTGCATAGCCTCCCATTAATTGTGTCGGCTTTAAGTGAATACGTGTCGGCGCATTATGTGAGCCCCCACGTGTTCCTGAAATATCAGAGCCAGGTGTCTCAATATGTTTATCTTGTGCGTGATACATGAACATCGTGCCACGTGGCATACGGTGTGACACGACTGCACGTGCAGTAACGACACCGTTACGGTTATACACTTCTAACCAATCATTATCTTTAATGTCATGTGCTGCAGCATCTTCATTTGAAATCCAAACTGTCGGTCCACCACGGAATAGCGTCAACATATGTTGATTATCTTGATACATCGAATGGATATTCCATTTTCCATGTGGCGTCAAATAACGCAATACCAATGTATCGACGCCCCCTTTAACAGGTTTATCTTGTGTGCCAAAGACCATAGGTGGGAGTGTCGGCTTATACACAGGAAGGGCTTCGCCGAACTGTTGGAACACTTCATGGTCAATGTAAAAACTTTGACGCCCAGTTAATGTTCTGAACGGTACGAGACGTTCAATGTTCGTTGTAAATGGTGAATACCGTCTTCCTTGTTTGTTCGAACCTGGAAATACGGCTGTCGGAATGACTTCACGCGGCTGAGATGTAATATTTAAAAACGAAATTTTTTCAGACGCCCGTTCAGCCGAAATATCTTTGAGTGGCATCCCCGTTTGCGCTTCTAAATCTTCGTAAGACTTTTGTGATACTCGACCATTCGTTGCAGAAGACACATTTAAAATCACATCAGCCACTTTTCGTGCCGTATCGATTCGTGGTTTATTATTTTTAACAGTGTCATCTTCCCATGTTCCTACCATACTACGCAGTTCATCGTATTGTGCTTTAACAGAGAAATTAACCCCATGTGCACCAACTTTTCCATTTTCTAGTAATGGACCCACCGAAATGAATTTGTCATAGATGTCTGTATACGTCCGGTCAACCACTGCAAATGCCGGCATAGTTTGACCCGGTATTGCTTCGATTTCTCCTTTCGTCCAATCCTTCACTTGTCCATAAGCAATCGAAATTTCTTGTTTTGAGTCATGTGCCAGTGGTGCCGTCACAACGTCTTTATATGTGCCTGTCAAATGAACACTGGCCATTTCAGAAAACGTACGGCTCAATGTTTTGAAAATATCCCAATCCGAACGTGATTCCCATAATGGGTCAATCGCTGGATTAAATGGGTGAATAAATGGATGCATATCTGTCGAAGAAATATCATGCTTTTCATACCAAGTCGCAGCCGGTAGGACGATATCTGAATAGAGTGGTGTCGCAGTCATACGGAAATCTAATGAAACCAGTAAGTCTAATTTACCGACCGTTTCTTCACTCCACTCAATTTCAGATGGTTTATCAGTTTCATTGGGTTCGGCCATTAACGCAGATTTAGTTCCCAGTAAATGTTTCATGAAGTATTCTTGACCCTTAGCTGAACTTGAAATCAAATTAGATCGCCATACAAATAATGATTTCGGATGATTTTTTCGCAATCCTGGATTTTCTACTGCAAAGCGTGTGCGTCTCGATTTCACATCATCGATGGCACGTTTTAAAATCGCTTCATTCGTAAATTCTCCTGCATCTTTCGCTTCTTCTCCCCACAGTAAACTGTTTCGATCAAATTGCGGATAAGAAGGTAACCAGCCATTTCGTGCAGCCAATACGTTATAATCAGCCGGATGTTGTAACTTAATATTCTCAGCTAACGGTGAAGCTAAACGATCCACACCTGATTCTTCATATTTCCATTGGTCTGTTGCAAAATAGAACCAGCTCGTGCCATTTTGTAGGCGAGGCGGTCCTTGCCAATCTTTCGCAAAAGCAATCGTACTCCAACCTTCAATAGGGCGGCATTTCT from Staphylococcus lutrae encodes:
- the nreC gene encoding nitrate respiration regulation response regulator NreC (Involved in the regulation of the the nitrate reductase operon narGHJI), encoding MRIVIADDHAVVRTGFSMILNFQEDMEVVGTAADGVEAYQKVMAHAPDVLIMDLSMPPGESGLIATSKILDSFPNTKILILTMYDDEEYLFHVLRSGASGYILKNAPDEQLLLAIRTVYRGETYIDPKMTTSLVKEFVNASNDGEYSNDPFKILSKRELEILPLIAKGYGNKDIAEKLFVSVKTVEAHKTRIMDKLNLKSKPELVEYALKKKLLDF
- a CDS encoding sensor histidine kinase codes for the protein MPQETTDLVDFLQSYYHQTSEMIIFIDAQGKVIDMNTAARRVISSDNDMSGISTTICGRCEGYTNEHALRTCQNCFLHAQDIGDTTFQVFMKTTNNKVEPFTATYQTIDETRQIKVFTLQNVTAQLERQEKLYQRNMIQKTIAAQENERKRISRELHDGVVQELMNVNVEMRLLKYQKDTEVLLSSAKHIEGLMAKLIDDLRNLSSELRPSSLDDLGLDAAFKTYFKQIENNYGLAINYHFDIDAERFDSEIETVVYRVVQEAVFNAMKYAGVDDVDVIIRKDDQYLYAEVSDQGRGFEPSDSPKGSGLGLYGMYERAELVNGHLNIETQKGKGTIVSLEVPIS
- the nreA gene encoding nitrate respiration regulation accessory nitrate sensor NreA, whose protein sequence is MNPIDFSQHDYQDEIEKIRHEYQFDFAGIALPSEDHAETKIKWRYVSGNLNERYRRIVLRNGHGIAGNVMKTGKPMMIENTTEYDFQNALFNYPILMSEQLTALIAIPLWHHHRVKGVLLLGQRHHKPLPQIAQNISSIKGIGSLTSEDKVMQ
- the narI gene encoding respiratory nitrate reductase subunit gamma — protein: MFNQFLWVIFPYLCLAVFLIGHIARYRFDQFSWTAKSSEFIEKKQLKWGSLLFHLGIIPVFLGHVVGLLIPAHWLAAMGINNHIYHIGAVYIGSVFGIITLIGMFLLTARRVTKQNVRRLSSASDIFVNFLLLLIVFVGCYSTLVTNVTTPEFDYRQTISIWFRGLFALRPDAQLMADVPLTFQLHILLGFTIMACWPFTRLVHVWSVPVTYASRSYIIYRKHKI
- a CDS encoding nitrate reductase molybdenum cofactor assembly chaperone; protein product: MIDLNVLKTYKDTFGYMSQQLSFPEKLTFHPKIFEEIFDGAHPAYPHVKAYREAMYEKSLSEIQALYTDTFDFNEKTTLYMTFNQFDTQKERGQMLAKLKVLYEMFGLEMPASELSDYLPLMLEFLYVAHFEGDKRAQESVQLLIMIIEDGTYIMMKTLEKQENPYVHLIRGLREALKRCIVQDKEVTHHV
- the narH gene encoding nitrate reductase subunit beta, with the protein product MKIKAQVAMVLNLDKCIGCHTCSVTCKSTWTNRPGAEYMWFNNVETKPGVGYPKKWEDQERYKGGWTLNKKGKLELKSGTRLNKIALGKIFYNPDMPVIKDYYEPWTYNYQHLTTAKPSQHTPVATAHSVMTGARMPLEWGPNWEDDLAGGHVTGPQDPNIQKIEEEIKFNFDQTFMMYLPRLCEHCLNPSCVASCPSGAMYKRDEDGIVLVDQEACRGWRYCMTGCPYKKVYFNWKTNKAEKCTFCFPRVEAGIPTVCSETCTGRMRYLGVLLYDADRVQEAASAENEQDLYEKQLDLFLNPYDEAVIEQAEKDGISQEWIEAAQNSPIYKLAIEYRLAFPLHPEYRTMPMVWYCPPLSPIMNYFEGQNAGQNPDAIFPAIEEMRLPVQYLAELFTAGDTVAVKGALQRMAMMRSYMRAQTTGRDFDMSRLARVGLTERQAKEMYRLLAIAKYEDRFVIPTSHKEQYMDTYTAQGSQGFGGEHFGANCEGCGTPVSTGGKTGQDIYNERFYGGIFRD
- a CDS encoding nitrate reductase subunit alpha, with protein sequence MAKFGMQFFKPTEKFNGNWSVLEHKSREWEKMYRERWSHDKVVRTTHGVNCTGSCSWKVFVKNGVITWENQQIDYPSCGPDMPEFEPRGCPRGASFSWYEYSPLRIKYPYVRGKLWDLWTAALEEYQDPIKAWASIVEDEEKAKIYKSARGKGGHVRTNWKDVSQLIAAQLIYTIKKDGPDRIAGFTPIPAMSMISYAAGARFISLLGGEMLSFYDWYADLPPASPQIWGEQTDVPESSDWYNAAYIMMWGSNVPLTRTPDAHFMTEVRYKGTKVVSIAPDYAENVKFADNWLAPNPGTDAAVAQAMTHVILQKYYQDEPSEMFINYAKQYSDMPFVLCLDQDENGYKAGRFLRASDLGQASENSEWKPMIIDRRTDTLQVPNGTMGQRWEEGKQWNLKLENESGEVIDPAMSVIDGDYELVTMQFPYFDNAGNGVFKRVIPARRVALANGETTYVATVFDLMMSQYGVKRFNHETEAQSFDDATSFYTPAWQEKITGVKASVVTQVAQEFAQNAIDTGGRSMIIMGAGINHWFNSDTIYRSILNLVILCGCQGVNGGGWAHYVGQEKCRPIEGWSTIAFAKDWQGPPRLQNGTSWFYFATDQWKYEESGVDRLASPLAENIKLQHPADYNVLAARNGWLPSYPQFDRNSLLWGEEAKDAGEFTNEAILKRAIDDVKSRRTRFAVENPGLRKNHPKSLFVWRSNLISSSAKGQEYFMKHLLGTKSALMAEPNETDKPSEIEWSEETVGKLDLLVSLDFRMTATPLYSDIVLPAATWYEKHDISSTDMHPFIHPFNPAIDPLWESRSDWDIFKTLSRTFSEMASVHLTGTYKDVVTAPLAHDSKQEISIAYGQVKDWTKGEIEAIPGQTMPAFAVVDRTYTDIYDKFISVGPLLENGKVGAHGVNFSVKAQYDELRSMVGTWEDDTVKNNKPRIDTARKVADVILNVSSATNGRVSQKSYEDLEAQTGMPLKDISAERASEKISFLNITSQPREVIPTAVFPGSNKQGRRYSPFTTNIERLVPFRTLTGRQSFYIDHEVFQQFGEALPVYKPTLPPMVFGTQDKPVKGGVDTLVLRYLTPHGKWNIHSMYQDNQHMLTLFRGGPTVWISNEDAAAHDIKDNDWLEVYNRNGVVTARAVVSHRMPRGTMFMYHAQDKHIETPGSDISGTRGGSHNAPTRIHLKPTQLMGGYAQISYSFNYYGPIGNQRDVYVAVRKMKEVDWLED